In a single window of the Nocardioides sp. L-11A genome:
- a CDS encoding FAD-dependent oxidoreductase translates to MATIDRLVYDPPPAEPGRSSDPSLAHVLSPLRVGQVTIRNRVFSSAHGTGFSNGGVTDQLLAYHVERARGGVGLIVLEATSIDPSAAVGVSATARGMQNIDDSIIPDYRRIADAVHAEGAAIMALLSHSGRNVVMGVDGEPPLGPSAIPMDRTRDIPHELEHDEIAAIVAAFAAGALRCKQGGLDGVELSFAHGNLVQEFLSPFSNRRTDEYGGSEENRLRMAREVLEATRAAVGDDFTFGIRFSVDEVINNGYRLEDGLRWLHRMIAWGRLDFVDISAGSNSSMLSRSVHYPTITVPQGALVPLARAVRAAVDIPVFTVGKIHDLDVADQIVASGGADMVAMTRAHIAEPELVTKAVQGRVDEIRACIYCNEGCFSRQQRVGPITCVYNPRVGREHTWVPLSAVGRPAARRVIVVGGGPGGLEAARAAAKNGHRVTLIERAERLGGQLHYIESSPHRGDYGRILGWYERQLKLHDVDVRLGTEADADAVREMDPDVVIVATGAADSLQDVDGNDRAHVHSGRAALRGDVPVGRVVVGDWDGRWAGMSVAEALTEAGSTVTLVTPAPFPGVDGDLMTWRLFYERLLTAGVVMRSLEEIVEIGDAGVVSQRLDGHRDTIEADSVVLVSKGRADRDLWRELRNDPFELHAIGDCWAPRQLEQAIFEGARAARSL, encoded by the coding sequence CTCGGACCCTTCGCTCGCCCACGTGCTGTCCCCGCTGCGCGTCGGGCAGGTGACGATCAGGAACCGTGTGTTCAGCAGTGCGCACGGGACCGGGTTCAGCAACGGGGGCGTCACTGACCAGCTCCTCGCGTACCACGTCGAGCGGGCCCGGGGCGGCGTCGGCCTGATCGTGCTGGAAGCGACCTCGATCGACCCGTCGGCCGCCGTCGGTGTCTCCGCCACCGCGCGGGGGATGCAGAACATCGACGACTCGATCATCCCCGACTACCGGCGCATCGCCGACGCCGTGCACGCCGAGGGTGCGGCGATCATGGCACTGCTCTCCCACAGCGGCCGCAATGTGGTCATGGGCGTGGACGGCGAGCCGCCGCTGGGACCTTCCGCGATCCCCATGGACCGCACCCGCGACATCCCGCACGAGCTCGAGCACGACGAGATCGCCGCCATCGTGGCCGCCTTCGCGGCGGGTGCGCTGCGCTGCAAGCAGGGAGGCCTCGACGGCGTCGAGCTCTCCTTCGCCCATGGGAACCTGGTGCAGGAGTTCCTCTCACCGTTCTCCAACCGCCGCACCGACGAGTACGGCGGCAGTGAGGAGAACCGGCTCCGGATGGCGCGCGAGGTGCTGGAGGCGACGCGGGCGGCGGTCGGGGACGACTTCACCTTCGGGATCCGGTTCAGCGTCGACGAGGTCATCAACAACGGGTACCGCCTGGAGGACGGACTGCGCTGGCTGCACCGGATGATCGCGTGGGGGCGGCTCGACTTCGTCGACATCTCGGCGGGCTCCAACTCGAGCATGCTGAGCCGCTCGGTCCACTATCCGACGATCACCGTGCCGCAGGGCGCGCTGGTGCCGCTCGCGCGTGCGGTCCGGGCGGCCGTCGACATCCCGGTGTTCACGGTGGGCAAGATCCACGACCTGGACGTCGCCGACCAGATCGTCGCGTCCGGCGGCGCCGACATGGTCGCGATGACCCGCGCGCACATCGCCGAGCCCGAGCTCGTCACGAAGGCTGTGCAGGGACGCGTCGACGAGATCCGCGCGTGCATCTACTGCAACGAGGGCTGCTTCTCCCGCCAGCAGCGGGTCGGCCCGATCACCTGCGTCTACAACCCGCGGGTCGGCCGGGAGCACACCTGGGTCCCGCTCTCCGCGGTGGGCCGTCCGGCCGCGCGCCGCGTGATCGTGGTCGGCGGCGGTCCGGGCGGGCTGGAAGCGGCCCGCGCCGCCGCCAAGAACGGGCACCGGGTCACCCTGATCGAACGCGCCGAACGGCTCGGCGGCCAGCTCCACTACATCGAGTCGAGTCCGCACCGCGGTGACTACGGGAGGATCCTCGGCTGGTACGAGCGTCAGCTGAAGCTGCACGACGTCGACGTCCGGCTCGGGACCGAGGCGGACGCCGATGCGGTGCGCGAGATGGATCCGGACGTCGTCATCGTCGCCACGGGCGCCGCGGACAGCCTCCAGGACGTCGACGGCAACGACCGCGCCCACGTCCACTCCGGGCGGGCGGCACTGCGCGGCGACGTACCCGTCGGCCGGGTCGTGGTCGGTGACTGGGACGGCCGATGGGCCGGCATGAGCGTGGCCGAAGCGCTGACCGAGGCGGGAAGCACGGTCACGCTCGTGACGCCGGCACCGTTCCCCGGAGTCGACGGCGACCTGATGACCTGGCGGCTCTTCTACGAGCGCCTGCTGACCGCCGGCGTCGTCATGCGCTCCCTCGAGGAGATCGTCGAGATCGGCGACGCCGGCGTCGTCAGCCAGCGGCTCGACGGCCACCGCGACACCATCGAGGCCGACAGCGTGGTGCTGGTGAGCAAGGGACGGGCGGACCGCGACCTGTGGCGCGAGCTGCGGAACGATCCGTTCGAGCTGCACGCGATCGGTGACTGCTGGGCGCCGCGGCAGTTGGAACAGGCGATCTTCGAGGGCGCCAGGGCGGCGAGGAGCCTGTGA
- a CDS encoding LLM class flavin-dependent oxidoreductase translates to MRIGLGVRARSSSLHDALDFVERAADLPIDSLWAVATPGHDPFVVASQAWSRMRSRGREVLTGTGVVPVAEWRLTSLAGAAATLAELQGGGFRLGLGAGRLDSAAWRDAHGIAASSRPIAALREAVAALRGLLAGDAITTDGTLERLREVGLGVTAPRVPLYLGAAGPALVDLAGEVADGVYGAALAPEDLTDLRARLVAARRSSALAVPAQICVAQPLLVDEDGARARARLVDQAAALVLPLPGLARTRGFHGQLLRLGFGDDLAVLQRGRAAGVEAAVLEARLSRAFVSRLGIAGTPEETAEQIGAYAGLADELSLAVPTTTDAGLLGRALDLARSRLTATPDRTDPDTPSREEA, encoded by the coding sequence GTGAGGATCGGCCTCGGCGTCCGGGCCCGGAGCAGCAGCCTGCACGACGCGCTCGACTTCGTCGAGCGGGCCGCCGACCTGCCGATCGACTCCCTCTGGGCCGTCGCCACCCCGGGACACGACCCCTTCGTCGTCGCCAGCCAGGCGTGGTCACGGATGCGGAGCCGAGGTCGTGAGGTCCTCACCGGCACGGGGGTCGTGCCTGTCGCCGAATGGCGGCTCACCTCGCTCGCCGGCGCGGCGGCCACGCTCGCCGAGCTCCAGGGCGGTGGCTTCCGGCTGGGGCTCGGTGCCGGACGACTCGACAGCGCGGCCTGGCGGGACGCACACGGGATCGCGGCATCGTCCCGCCCGATCGCCGCCCTGCGGGAGGCCGTCGCGGCGCTCCGTGGCCTGTTGGCCGGCGACGCGATCACGACCGACGGAACCCTCGAACGCCTGCGAGAGGTCGGCCTCGGAGTCACCGCGCCGCGGGTTCCGCTCTACCTCGGTGCGGCGGGGCCCGCACTGGTCGATCTCGCGGGGGAGGTCGCCGACGGCGTGTACGGTGCCGCGCTGGCTCCCGAGGACCTGACGGACCTCCGCGCGCGGCTGGTCGCGGCGCGCCGGAGCTCAGCGCTGGCGGTGCCGGCGCAGATCTGTGTCGCCCAGCCGCTGCTCGTCGACGAGGACGGCGCCCGCGCTCGGGCGCGCCTCGTCGATCAGGCCGCCGCGCTCGTGCTGCCGCTGCCCGGTCTCGCCCGCACCCGCGGCTTCCATGGCCAGCTGCTGCGGCTCGGCTTCGGAGACGACCTCGCCGTCCTGCAGCGAGGGCGGGCGGCCGGCGTCGAGGCCGCGGTCCTGGAGGCCCGGCTCTCCCGGGCGTTCGTGTCCCGGCTCGGCATCGCCGGCACACCCGAGGAGACCGCCGAGCAGATCGGCGCGTACGCGGGCCTCGCCGATGAGCTCAGCCTTGCGGTGCCGACCACGACGGACGCCGGACTGCTCGGCCGGGCGCTCGATCTGGCGCGTTCCCGTCTGACCGCCACCCCTGACCGAACCGACCCTGACACCCCATCCCGGGAGGAAGCATGA
- a CDS encoding FAD-dependent oxidoreductase, producing MAEERRTADVVIVGGGIVGLSIALSLAESGLMVTVLDKDVPGHAASSRNGGGVRQQGRALPELALAGQAIAAWPEWGDRLGGPTGYRRTGHLVVAANPAELRGLEERRAAEVTHGLETAIVDEAAVAELAPGLAPGHVGGKLCATDGMALPAVVMQTMRVAALRAGIDLRGHAEVIGLRLNGRSVTGVDLAGGRSVSAGLVVNAAGPWAPALAAMAGVYLPIAPSRLHMFRTVPLDQTFASVWVARASMDLNACQWEDGSVLFGGATRPDPTQWTFDLAPHPAFVADARAKAAEVAPMLASAALARRWTGIREFTPDLLPLIGHPDDVEGLLTCAGFSGHGFALGPVIGDLVAAWIRSGEQPSALAPFAPSRFAVVESPFNQPPAPWGGATTAVVPSTRPHVPPTDVDDGPFTQHSGAPLGFPLPSPLESP from the coding sequence ATGGCTGAGGAGCGGAGGACCGCGGACGTCGTCATCGTCGGCGGGGGCATCGTCGGTCTCTCGATCGCGCTGTCACTAGCCGAGAGCGGCCTCATGGTGACCGTCCTCGACAAGGACGTTCCAGGGCACGCGGCGTCGTCGCGCAACGGCGGTGGCGTCCGCCAGCAGGGACGCGCCCTCCCGGAGCTGGCACTCGCCGGACAGGCGATCGCCGCGTGGCCCGAGTGGGGCGACCGCCTCGGCGGCCCCACCGGCTACCGGAGGACGGGCCATCTCGTCGTCGCCGCGAACCCCGCTGAGCTGCGCGGACTCGAGGAGCGACGTGCGGCCGAGGTGACCCACGGGCTCGAGACGGCGATCGTCGACGAAGCCGCGGTCGCGGAGCTGGCGCCCGGCCTGGCACCGGGCCATGTCGGCGGCAAGCTCTGCGCGACCGACGGGATGGCGCTGCCCGCGGTGGTCATGCAGACCATGCGCGTCGCCGCCCTCCGCGCGGGCATCGACCTCCGGGGTCACGCGGAGGTGATCGGTCTACGGCTGAACGGGCGGTCGGTCACCGGAGTGGACCTGGCCGGCGGCCGGAGCGTCTCCGCCGGCCTGGTGGTCAACGCCGCCGGGCCGTGGGCGCCGGCCCTGGCCGCCATGGCCGGTGTCTACCTCCCGATCGCGCCGAGCCGGCTCCACATGTTCCGCACCGTCCCGCTCGACCAGACGTTCGCGAGCGTCTGGGTCGCCCGGGCGTCAATGGACCTCAACGCCTGTCAGTGGGAGGACGGCTCCGTCCTCTTCGGGGGCGCGACCCGGCCGGACCCGACGCAGTGGACCTTCGACCTGGCGCCGCATCCCGCCTTCGTCGCGGACGCCCGGGCGAAGGCCGCCGAGGTCGCTCCCATGCTCGCGTCCGCGGCGCTCGCCCGGCGTTGGACCGGGATCCGCGAGTTCACCCCCGACCTGCTTCCGCTGATCGGCCACCCGGACGACGTCGAGGGACTCCTCACCTGCGCCGGGTTCAGCGGTCATGGATTCGCGCTGGGGCCCGTGATCGGCGACCTGGTGGCCGCATGGATCCGGTCCGGGGAGCAGCCCTCCGCCCTGGCGCCGTTCGCGCCGAGCCGCTTCGCCGTCGTCGAGAGCCCCTTCAACCAGCCGCCGGCGCCGTGGGGCGGCGCGACCACGGCGGTCGTGCCCAGCACGCGCCCCCATGTCCCGCCCACCGACGTGGATGACGGGCCGTTCACCCAGCACAGCGGAGCACCGCTGGGCTTTCCCCTCCCATCCCCTCTGGAGAGTCCGTGA
- a CDS encoding aminotransferase class I/II-fold pyridoxal phosphate-dependent enzyme, with protein sequence MDNPILTRAELEARRGAKWAYFGPDHLPSWVADMDFRAPEAVTEALARLVAESDFGYAIRGGTLLGPALGRAFAARMRDRFGWEVDPARVLACTDLVQGVFDTVQAFSAPGDEVVVQGPTYDPFREGIEDSGRVMVVDHMRYADRGWSVDLDGLRAALRDSPLLLFCHPHNPTGRAFTRDELLAIGEIAIEQDAVIASDEIWADFMLDSAQHIPFASVSPEIAERTVTMYSAGKSFGLAGLRCAVLHFGSAALQERFHATFPPRMLGGANIMGVEATTVAWESGHAWFEQVLDIIRTNRSRMEAFLEQYGDRLDAAYPTSTYLYWVDCGRLGLEEPPAEFFKREGGVVFTPGAEFGAAYAPFVRVNLATSPEIFDQILAQAAKALDNLSAAGPHG encoded by the coding sequence ATGGACAACCCGATCCTGACCCGCGCCGAGCTCGAGGCGCGCCGCGGCGCGAAGTGGGCGTACTTCGGGCCGGACCATCTGCCGTCCTGGGTCGCGGACATGGACTTCCGGGCGCCGGAGGCAGTGACCGAGGCACTGGCGCGGTTGGTCGCGGAGTCCGACTTCGGCTACGCGATCCGCGGCGGAACCCTCCTCGGTCCCGCACTCGGCCGGGCCTTCGCCGCGCGGATGCGCGACCGGTTCGGCTGGGAGGTCGACCCGGCGCGGGTTCTCGCCTGCACCGACCTGGTCCAGGGCGTCTTCGACACCGTCCAGGCATTCAGCGCGCCCGGTGACGAGGTGGTGGTCCAGGGCCCGACCTACGACCCGTTCCGGGAAGGTATCGAGGACAGCGGCCGAGTCATGGTCGTCGACCACATGCGGTACGCCGATCGCGGCTGGTCGGTCGATCTCGACGGGCTCCGCGCCGCGCTCCGCGACTCGCCGCTGCTGCTCTTCTGCCACCCCCACAACCCCACCGGTCGGGCATTCACGCGCGACGAGCTGCTGGCGATCGGCGAGATCGCCATCGAACAGGACGCGGTGATCGCGAGCGACGAGATCTGGGCGGACTTCATGCTCGACTCCGCGCAGCACATCCCGTTCGCCTCGGTCAGTCCCGAGATCGCCGAGCGGACCGTCACCATGTACTCGGCCGGCAAGTCGTTCGGCCTCGCCGGTCTGCGCTGCGCCGTCCTCCACTTCGGCTCGGCCGCGCTGCAGGAGCGGTTCCACGCCACCTTCCCGCCCCGGATGCTCGGCGGCGCGAACATCATGGGGGTCGAGGCGACCACCGTCGCCTGGGAGTCCGGCCACGCCTGGTTCGAGCAGGTCCTCGACATCATCAGGACGAACCGGAGCCGGATGGAGGCGTTCCTGGAGCAGTACGGCGACCGGCTCGACGCGGCGTACCCGACCTCGACCTACCTGTACTGGGTCGACTGCGGCCGCCTCGGTCTCGAGGAGCCCCCGGCCGAGTTCTTCAAGCGGGAGGGCGGCGTGGTCTTCACCCCCGGTGCCGAGTTCGGAGCGGCCTACGCGCCGTTCGTCCGGGTCAACCTGGCCACGTCCCCCGAGATCTTCGACCAGATCCTGGCCCAGGCCGCAAAGGCGCTGGACAACCTCAGCGCGGCCGGACCCCATGGCTGA
- a CDS encoding molybdopterin-dependent oxidoreductase: MSEGRDFQVHSSHWGPYEARLVDGHLEVRAQAGDADPAPLLENIPDSLRHATRVDRPMVRASWLERGPGPGPRVGPFVPISWDEAADLVAGELRRVIDRHGNRAIFGGSYGWSSAGRFHHAQSHVHRFLNVLGGYVGSRATYSAGAAEVFFPHVVAGAEVVARLWHEWEDVVENAELVLAFGGLPRKNTFVASGGIAEHRVDGYLRQLSERGATVVNLSPLRDDYPPHLPSTWIPVRPFGDVPLILAMCWVLISEDRHDTDFLDRYTVGFEQVRRYVLGESDGVPKDPAWAAPLCDVPADEIIALARRASEARTLINTTHSLQRSQHGEQPLWAALTLACLLGEVGHPGRGYAYSLGSMGNNGAPPMAFPVPALPQGANPVRDFIPVARIADLLLGAGETYDYDGQVLTYPDIRLVYWAGGNPFHHHQDLFRLREAFTRPDTVVVHEQYWTSTARLADIVLPATVSLERRDLGAGRHDRRLIAMHQVAAPHGEARDDFEILASIAERLGVARAYTGGRSSDVWLREMYEDLRGSAADVGVSAPSWDEFWRAGGMPIPPQPREGSPIELFRRDPATHRLPTPSGRIELYSEEIASFGYDDCWGHVAWFESTERVSDRDLADGWLQLLANNPATRLHSQLDPGSFSQASKVAGREPVRIHPDDAGPRGIGDGDVVLISNERGACLAGAVVSPDVKAGVVQLSTGAWFEPVEVDGKELCIHGNPNVLTADVGTSRLTQGCSGQLARVRVARFDGRAPDVRVTRAAPG, from the coding sequence ATGAGCGAGGGCCGGGACTTCCAGGTGCACAGCTCCCACTGGGGGCCCTACGAGGCACGTCTCGTCGACGGCCACCTGGAGGTCCGGGCCCAGGCCGGCGACGCGGACCCGGCGCCGCTGCTGGAGAACATCCCGGACAGCCTCCGCCACGCGACCCGGGTCGACCGCCCCATGGTGCGCGCCTCCTGGCTGGAGCGCGGTCCGGGCCCCGGCCCACGGGTGGGTCCCTTCGTCCCGATCTCCTGGGACGAGGCGGCCGACCTGGTCGCCGGGGAGCTGCGCAGGGTCATCGACCGGCACGGCAACCGAGCGATCTTCGGAGGCTCCTACGGCTGGTCGTCGGCGGGCCGGTTCCATCACGCCCAGAGTCACGTGCACCGGTTCCTGAACGTCCTCGGCGGGTACGTCGGCTCGCGCGCCACCTACAGCGCCGGCGCCGCGGAGGTCTTCTTCCCCCATGTCGTCGCCGGGGCCGAGGTGGTCGCCCGCCTGTGGCACGAGTGGGAGGACGTCGTCGAGAACGCCGAGCTGGTGCTCGCCTTCGGCGGGCTGCCCCGGAAGAACACGTTCGTCGCCAGTGGCGGCATCGCCGAGCATCGCGTCGACGGGTACCTGCGGCAGCTCTCCGAACGGGGCGCGACCGTGGTCAACCTCAGCCCGCTCCGCGACGACTATCCGCCGCACCTCCCGTCGACCTGGATCCCGGTCCGGCCCTTCGGCGACGTCCCGCTGATCCTGGCGATGTGCTGGGTCCTGATCTCCGAGGACCGCCACGACACGGACTTCCTGGATCGCTACACCGTCGGCTTCGAGCAGGTCCGCCGCTATGTGCTCGGGGAGAGCGACGGAGTGCCGAAGGACCCGGCCTGGGCGGCGCCGCTCTGCGACGTACCGGCCGACGAGATCATCGCCCTGGCCCGGCGCGCCTCCGAAGCGCGGACGCTGATCAACACCACGCACTCGCTGCAGCGCTCGCAGCACGGGGAGCAGCCGCTCTGGGCCGCGCTCACCCTGGCCTGCCTGCTCGGCGAGGTGGGGCATCCCGGCCGGGGCTACGCGTACTCGCTGGGCTCCATGGGCAACAACGGCGCCCCGCCGATGGCGTTCCCGGTCCCGGCGCTGCCGCAGGGCGCCAACCCGGTGCGCGACTTCATCCCCGTCGCGCGGATCGCGGACCTCCTCCTCGGTGCGGGCGAGACCTACGACTACGACGGGCAGGTGCTGACCTACCCGGACATCCGGCTCGTCTACTGGGCCGGCGGCAACCCCTTCCACCACCACCAGGACCTGTTCCGGCTCCGCGAGGCGTTCACCCGACCGGACACGGTGGTGGTGCACGAGCAGTACTGGACCTCGACAGCGCGGCTGGCCGACATCGTCCTCCCGGCGACGGTCTCGCTGGAGCGCCGGGACCTGGGCGCCGGCCGGCACGACCGCCGCCTGATCGCGATGCACCAGGTCGCCGCGCCGCACGGCGAGGCGAGGGACGACTTCGAGATCCTCGCGTCGATCGCCGAGCGTCTCGGCGTCGCGCGGGCGTACACCGGCGGCAGGAGCAGCGACGTGTGGCTCCGGGAGATGTACGAGGACCTGCGGGGATCGGCTGCCGACGTCGGGGTGTCGGCGCCGAGCTGGGACGAGTTCTGGCGGGCCGGCGGGATGCCGATCCCGCCGCAGCCGCGGGAGGGGTCGCCGATCGAGCTCTTCCGCCGCGACCCCGCCACCCACCGGCTGCCCACGCCGAGCGGACGGATCGAGCTCTACTCCGAGGAGATCGCCTCGTTCGGGTACGACGACTGCTGGGGTCACGTCGCGTGGTTCGAGTCGACCGAGCGCGTCAGCGACCGGGATCTCGCGGACGGGTGGCTGCAGCTGCTGGCCAACAACCCCGCGACCCGCCTCCACAGCCAGCTGGACCCGGGCTCCTTCAGCCAGGCGTCCAAGGTGGCCGGTCGCGAGCCGGTCCGGATCCATCCCGATGACGCCGGCCCCCGCGGCATCGGCGACGGGGACGTCGTCCTGATCAGCAACGAGCGGGGGGCCTGCTTGGCCGGCGCGGTCGTGTCGCCCGACGTGAAGGCGGGGGTGGTCCAGCTGTCGACCGGCGCCTGGTTCGAGCCGGTGGAGGTCGACGGCAAGGAGCTGTGCATCCACGGCAACCCGAACGTGCTCACTGCCGACGTGGGCACCTCGCGCCTGACCCAGGGATGCAGCGGCCAGCTGGCCAGGGTTCGCGTCGCCCGGTTCGACGGCCGTGCGCCCGATGTCCGCGTGACGCGGGCAGCGCCCGGCTGA
- a CDS encoding adenylate kinase yields MRLLIMGPPGAGKGTHAGALAALVGGPHISTGDLFRDHIDRRTELGRLAEKYLATGEYVPDAVTDDMVRDRLARPDAAHSFVLDGYPRTDAQVATLDELLDARGTAVDGVVELTVPDDELVARILRRSAVSGRSDDTEEVVRHRLAVYTDQTAPLVRAYGERGLLHRVDGTGSMEEVRRRVEAAVAARVRPGA; encoded by the coding sequence ATGCGGCTGCTGATCATGGGCCCGCCCGGCGCCGGCAAGGGCACCCATGCCGGCGCCCTCGCGGCGCTCGTCGGCGGGCCGCACATCTCGACCGGCGACCTCTTCCGCGACCACATCGACCGGCGTACCGAGCTCGGCCGGCTCGCGGAGAAGTACCTCGCCACCGGCGAGTACGTCCCCGACGCGGTCACCGACGACATGGTGCGCGACCGCCTCGCCCGGCCGGACGCCGCCCACTCCTTCGTCCTCGACGGCTACCCGCGCACCGACGCCCAGGTGGCCACGCTGGACGAGCTGCTCGACGCCCGCGGCACCGCTGTCGACGGTGTCGTCGAGCTGACCGTCCCCGACGACGAGCTCGTCGCGCGGATCCTGCGCCGCTCCGCCGTGAGCGGGCGCAGCGACGACACCGAGGAGGTCGTCCGGCACCGGCTGGCGGTGTACACCGACCAGACCGCTCCCCTCGTCCGGGCCTACGGCGAGCGGGGTCTCCTGCACCGCGTCGACGGCACCGGCTCGATGGAGGAGGTGCGGCGCCGGGTGGAGGCGGCCGTCGCGGCGCGGGTCCGGCCCGGGGCCTGA
- a CDS encoding OsmC family protein — MSATATVQTRTTGQPGRYILSAEGRHLVVDASAMTGGVAEAFVAQELLVGALATCAQAVVFAKGEEYDLRPSSVTVTVESDRDPEASPPVYSSITMDFVIEGLAQEDAQRLVDEFTSLCPIYYTVSQAAPMTVTVRVTP; from the coding sequence ATGTCCGCAACCGCAACCGTCCAGACCCGCACCACCGGCCAGCCCGGCCGCTACATCCTGTCCGCCGAGGGCCGGCACCTCGTCGTCGACGCCTCCGCCATGACCGGAGGCGTCGCCGAGGCCTTCGTGGCCCAGGAGCTCCTCGTCGGAGCACTCGCCACCTGTGCCCAGGCCGTCGTCTTCGCCAAGGGGGAGGAGTACGACCTGCGCCCGTCCTCGGTCACGGTGACGGTCGAGTCCGACCGCGACCCGGAGGCCAGCCCGCCGGTCTACTCGTCGATCACGATGGACTTCGTCATCGAGGGTCTCGCGCAGGAGGACGCCCAGCGGCTGGTCGACGAGTTCACCTCCCTGTGCCCGATCTACTACACGGTGTCCCAGGCGGCGCCGATGACCGTCACCGTCCGCGTCACGCCCTGA
- a CDS encoding VOC family protein, translating to MITTFDHVIVLARDIEECARSFAAAGFAVTHREDEGGHIAEHRLVCFPDGSYLELYAFDRDNDQARAHRWFPYDELGEGFCDYSVSTADLRGVVAAATAAGVANSGFAEGGKKRVDGEEWVLRMTMLGLGVAGPELPFVLEDVTPRGVRVSGTAGHDNGATGIRAVTVVTGDPAPAHAGLVLLTGCSEPARSEDANGTVVAYPFGPREIRLLVPAAGTEAARRLEAAGPVVHEIEIASGTDRGLLDPGGLHAARIVLSATSL from the coding sequence GTGATCACCACCTTCGACCACGTCATCGTCCTGGCCCGTGACATCGAGGAGTGCGCCCGCTCCTTCGCGGCGGCGGGCTTCGCCGTCACCCATCGCGAGGACGAGGGGGGCCATATCGCCGAGCATCGCTTGGTCTGCTTCCCGGACGGCTCGTACCTCGAGCTCTACGCGTTCGACCGCGACAACGACCAGGCCCGCGCGCACCGGTGGTTCCCGTACGACGAGCTCGGCGAAGGCTTCTGCGACTACTCGGTGTCCACCGCGGACCTGCGGGGCGTCGTGGCCGCGGCCACCGCTGCGGGCGTCGCGAACTCGGGCTTCGCCGAGGGCGGCAAGAAGCGGGTCGACGGGGAGGAGTGGGTGCTGCGGATGACGATGCTCGGCCTCGGCGTCGCCGGCCCCGAGCTTCCCTTCGTCCTCGAGGACGTCACCCCGCGCGGCGTCCGTGTCTCCGGCACCGCTGGGCACGACAACGGCGCGACCGGCATCCGCGCGGTCACCGTCGTGACCGGAGACCCGGCGCCGGCACACGCCGGGCTGGTGCTGCTGACGGGCTGCTCCGAGCCGGCCCGCAGTGAGGACGCGAACGGCACCGTCGTCGCCTACCCCTTCGGCCCGCGTGAGATCAGGCTGCTGGTCCCGGCTGCGGGCACCGAAGCGGCCCGCCGGCTGGAGGCTGCCGGCCCCGTCGTCCATGAGATCGAGATCGCCTCCGGCACCGATCGCGGCCTCCTGGATCCAGGCGGCCTGCACGCCGCCCGCATCGTCCTGTCCGCCACCAGCCTCTGA